The window TAGAAGCAATTATAGTAACTGCTGAAATTATGGAATTAAAAGCAAACCCTAAAAGACTAGCTAATGGAATTACTATTGAAGCTAGTATGGATAAAGGTGAAGGTGCAGTTGCTGACTTATTAGTTCAAAGTGGAACACTAGCAGTAAATGACTATATATTAGTTGGAGAATACTATGGAAAAGTAAAGAAAATGGTAGACTTCAATAGAAAAGAAATTAAAACTGCATTGCCTTCTACTCCTGTAAGAATTAGTGGTTTAAATGGTATTCCAAAATCTGGTGATAAATGAATTGTTACTAATGATGAAAAATTATTAAAAGAATTAAGTGAAAAAAGACAACTTAATACTAAACAAAGAAAACTTTCTAACTTTGGAACTAATTTAAATGAAAACAGCCAAGGTATTAAAGAATTAAATGTTATTTTAAAAACTGATAATAATGGTTCTTTAGAAGCTATTAAAGGCCTTTTATCTTCAATTGAAGTTACTGGTGCTAAATTAAATTTAGTAAGAGCTGCAATTGGTAGCATTAATGAATCTGATATTGATTTAGCAAGAACTTCAAAATCATTAGTTGTAATCTTTAATACTAAAGTTTCTTCAAAAGTTTCAGATTATGCAATATCAATGGGAATAACTATTAAAAACTACAATATTATTTACCAAATTAAAGATGAGATTGAAAGACTATTAAAAGGAATTTTAGATCCTGTTTTTGTGGAAAAAGAAATTGGTTCAGTTGAAATCAGACAATTATGATCTCACTCTTCAATTGGGGTTATTGCAGGTGGTAGAGTTTTAACTGGTGAAATCAAAAGAAATGCTTTTGCTAGAATCAAAAGAAAAGATAAAGAAATTATTAGTAATGCAAAAATCAATTCTTTAAGACATGGAAAAGATTCAATTGCTAGTGCAGCAGCTGGTAAAGAATGTGGATTTACTTTAGAGAACTTTAATGATTTTGTTGAAGGTGATATAGTAGAGATATATGAAATTGTAGGTGAAACACATGAGTAATGTGAAAATTGAAAGATATGAATCTATTATCAAAGATTTAATATCTCATGCAATTACAACTCTTGTTTATGATGATCTAATTAAACAAGCAACAGTTCATTATGTTACTTTATCAAAAGACAAAAGCATTGCAAAAGTTTATATAAGTTGTTATGATAAAACAATTATTGATAAAATTTTAAAAAAGATTAATGGTGCTTCTGGTTTTTTTAGAACCATTCTTGCTAAAAATCTTAATTTAAGAAAAGCTCCAGCAATTGTTTTTTTAAATGATGAATCTATTGATAAAATAGATGAAATCAATTCATTATTAGAACAGATTAAAGGTAAGTAAATAATATGTTTAAAAGAAATAAGAATAACAAGATTGATAATGAAAAAAAGGAATCCGTTTTTAATTCAAAGGAATTCCAAAGCAATCAACCAAACCAAAGTAGTTCTAGCAATCTTGAAACTAACTCAACAGTAAATAATTTTTCAAATGAACAGACCAGACCAACTTCTCCTGGTAATGACTTATTCTTTGAAAAGTTTGAGAAGTCAAAAAAAGATTTCATTAAAGAAAAGAAAAAAGAAAAGAATGTTGCTAAAAAATCATTATCTAGTAAAAACAAATTATTAGGTTTTGAAAGTAGATTAAGAGATGAACATTACTTTAAAAGATTTTGAATCATCCTACTATCAGTTACATTTTTTGTTCTAGCTTATGCTTGTACTGTAATTGGATTATGTGGACCTCACTTTGCTTCAGTTGAAAGTTCAAGTAAATGAATAGCTGCATACAACTTATATAATGGAGTTTTCAAAACATCAGTTATATTTTCAGGAATTATTATTTGTATTATTCCTTTACCTTATATCTTTTTACTCTCTTCTTGGTTTATAGGAATTAACAATGTTCACAGAAGTAAATCATTTGTTGTTTCAAATATAGCAATTCTAGTAACTTCAATTGTTCTTTTATTCTTTGTAATAATATTATCTTCAATTGTTTTTGCTACAACTGTAAGCTATAGACCAATAGCATAGTAGTTCAAATAGAAGTTTATTCTCAATGGTATAAACTTCTATTTTTTATTCTTTTCAAATAAGTAAATGAATAATCTTTTAATTTTTTAATCAATAAAAAAGCAGTTATAAAAAAAATATAAAAACTGCTTTTTTGTAGATTCTAAATATATAAAAAATAAGTAATTAATTGATATAATAATATTGCATTTTTAAAACTTTTAAAATGCACTCTTTGCCGAGTTTAGGCTATATCCATAAAGAGGAGATATATTAATAATGCCAAAATACGAAATTATGTTAGTAGTTGATGGATCTATTGAAGAATCTAAAGCTACAGCTGTTGCAAATGATTTAAAATCTATTTTAAAGAAATCAACAGACCTTAAATTAGAAAAAATGGGATTAAAAGATTTAGCATACCCAATTAATAAAAAAAGTAGAGGGTATTACTATTTATTTAATTTCTACAATGAAGATCCAGCTTCTATTCAAGAATTTAGACGTGTTACATTACTTAAAAAAGAAGTTTTAAGACACCTTATTATCAATCTTGAAAAAGATTATGGTTACAAAGCAAAAACTAATCCTAAAAAGATTGTTAGATCTCAGTTCAGAGCTGAAAGATACAAAAGAATTAAAGAACAAGTTCTTGCTGAACAAGAAAAAATTAGAAAAGAAAGAGATAATACACCAGTTAAATTGACTGATGTATAGTCCTTTAAAATCAGAAAAGGAATTTAACTAATATGAATAAAGTTTTTATAGTAGGAAGGTTAGCACAAGACCCACAACAATTTGTTACACAAAATGGAATTACACAATCAAGAATTTCTATTGCTTCAAGTGATAATTGAAACAAAAATGAAACTTACTTTTTTCCTTGTGTAGCATGACAATCAACAGCTAATTTTATCAATTCATATTTACATAAAGGTGATTTAGTTGCAATTGATGGAAAGTTAATTAGAAGAAGTTATGTTTCAAAAGAAGGTAAAACAGTTTACGTAATTGAAATTGTTATTGAATCAATCAAACCACTTTCATCAAAAAATAGTAACAATGCTGCATCTTCAATTGATAAAAATTACAACCCAACAAACACAAAAAACAATAATTATAGTCAACAATCTAACATGTCTGTAAGTGAAGCAATGGATGATTTTGAATCTAACTTTGCTCAAAAAACATCAAGTACAAATATTACTTCTAAGAATGAAGAAAAGGAAACATTTAAAGATGATCCTTTTGCTTTAAACGATGATGAAGATCCAGATCAAGTTGTTAGTTTAGATTGATTAGATGAATTTAAAGAATAGTACATTTAAAGGAGAATTGTTAATTAATGGAAAAGAAAACAACTAAAAAAGCAACTGCTAGTAAAACTACAACTACAAAAAAAGCAGCAGCTGAAAAAACTGAAATAAAAGAAACAAAAAAAACAACTACTACAAAAACTTCTACTGCTAAAAAAGCAACAACTGCTAGTGTTGAAAAAACTGAAGTAAAAGAAACAAAAAAATCTTCAGATAATAAAAAAGAATTTAACCCTCAAGATAGACCTTTTGCTAAATACAACAGAGGTTATCCAAACAAACAAGGGAGAAGAAAAAAATTCTGTAAACTTTGTGCTAAAGGTCAAGAACATGTTGACTACAAAGATGTTGAATTACTATACAAGTATTTAACTCCTAACTTAAAAATAGCTTCAAGAAAAATTACTTTTGCTTGTTCTAAGCACCAAACAAGAGTTTCTAATGCTATTAAAAGAGCAAGAATTGTTGCATTAATTCCTTTTGTTAGAGACTAATCAATTTCAATTTGTAAATAAAAAGAAAATTTCATTATTATAATGGGGTTTTCTTTTTTATTATTTAATTATGGTAATAATTTTATTTAAGGAAAAAATATGGAAATTGATATTAAAAAAATAGCTAATATGTTTGATCACACAAGACTGGCTCCTGATGCAACATTAGCAGAAATTGAAAAACTTTGTAATGAAGCAAAACAATATGGATTTTTCTCAGTATGTGTAAATCCTTATTTTATTGAAGCTGCAAAAAAATTTCTAAGTGGAAGTAATGTTTTAGTTTGTACAGTGATTGGATTCCCTTTAGGGCAAAACACTATTGAAACAAAAGTTTTTGAAACTAAAGACTGTGTAGCAAAAGGTGCACATGAAATTGATATGGTAATTAATATCTCTAAACTAAAAGAAGGTGATGTTGATTATTGTGTAAATGAAATTAATGAAATTAAAAAAGCATGTAATGGTGCTTTATTAAAAGTAATTGTTGAAACTTGTTTATTAACTCCAAAAGAAAAAGAATTAGCTGCTCAAATAGTTTTAAAATCAAATGCTGATTATATTAAAACATCTACTGGGTTTTCAACAGCTGGAGCAACTTTTGAGGATATTGAAATTTTTAAAAAAGTTGTTGGAAATAATAAATTAATCAAAGCTGCTGGTGGAATTAAAACTACTGATGATTTATTAAAAATGATATCTTTAGGTGCAAATAGAATTGGAACATCTAGAGGTGTTGAATTAATAGAAGGTTTAAAAAATAAATAGGTAACTTTATGAAATTATTAGCACTAACAATGTCTAAATTTCAAGATTTAGAAATGGTGGCTTTATTATCTATTTTTAAAGCAAGCCAAAAATTTGAAAGAATAGATTTTTATTCACCTGAAAATTTAGAAATGGTAACTGGTCAGTTTGATATTGCCAATATTAAAACAATTAAGAATTTTAATGTAAATGATTATGATGTTTTATATATTCCTGGTGGATATGGAGCAACATTACTAAGACAATCTAAAAAAGGGATTGCTTGTGTTAAAGAATTTATTGATAATGATAAATGAGTAATTGCTATTTGTGATGCACCAAATGCTTTAGCAGACCATAACCTTATTAAAGAAGATCAAAAATATATTTCTTGATCTAGTGGTGATATTACAGATAGTAAAAGAATTAAAGACTTTAATACACATGTATATAGATCTAATAAATTGATTACAGGGAGATGTCCTGTGGTTACTTTGGATTTAGCATTTTACTCATTAGAAGTAATTTTTGGAAAAGACTTTAGTGATGGATTGAAAATTAAATTAATGGGTAAAGAATAACTTGTTAATGCATATCAAATAGAAACTTAATAATAGTTTCTATTTTTTATTTCAACATTAATAATATTGTTTTTAGTGCAATTTATTGTTAGAGAAAATTATGAGATTGTATTATTATAATTAGTAGGCAATATTTATAAAGTTATGAATTTAAAAATCTTTAGTTTTTTACAGGCAACAACATCAGATCCAGGTAACTTTCCATACTATGGAGAGCAAAGCTGAGTTTATTATTTATTAGGTGGTATCTTTACTGCTTTTACTCTTCTTTCACTGTGATACACATGAAGAGTAAGAAATTCAAAAGCAGAATATGAAAGCATATCTGTTTCTTTTAATTGGTTTAAAAGATTTTGATATGTTAATAGATTTTCAATCATGATAATGATAACTATTGTACTAGGTGTTATTGCTGTTTCTTTCTTTCTGGTTAATTCAGTGATTGTTTCTCAAAACTAAGGAGATGTGTATGAGTAAAAATAAATTATTATTAGGTAGCCATGTGGGGTTTAAAGCTAAAAATTACTTGGTTGGTAGTGTTTTAGAAACTTTAGAATATGATGGTAATTGTTTTATGGTTTTTACAGGACCACCTCAAAACTTTATGAGAAAAGAATTAGATCAAAATTTAATTGATGAAGCAGTTAAATTAATGAAAGAAAAAAACCCTTTATTGCTAGAGAATATTGTGGTTCATGCACCTTACTTGATTAACTTAGGTTCTCCTAAAGAATCTACAAGATCTTTGGGGTTAAATCAATTAATTGTTGAGATTAATAGAACCAATCAAATTCATTCTAAACTTATAGTATTGCACCCAGGAAGTGCTTTGGATTCTGATAGAAATGTAGCTATCAACCATATTGCTGATAACTTAAATAAAGCAATAGAAGCAACTGACAATGATGTTATTATTTGTGTAGAAACAATGGCTGGTAAAGGTTCAGAAGTTGGTATTAATTTTGAAGAAGTATCAAAAATTGTTTCAGGTGTAAAAAATAAAAAAAGAATAGGGGTTTGTTTAGATACTTGTCATATGCATGACTCTGGAATTGATATTAGTGATCCAGATCAAACATTAGAAGAGTTTAGTAAGTATTTAGATTTATCTTATATAAAAGTAATCCATTTGAATGATTCAAAAAATGAAATTGGATCTAGAAAAGATAGACATGACAATATTGGTTATGGAAAAGTGGGATTTGACTACCTTGTTAAATGAGCACATAATGAAAAATTAGCTAATGTTCCTAAAATCTTAGAAACTCCTTACCGTGATGATAAACCAATTTACAAACAAGAAATTATTAATTTAAATTCTAAAGAGTGAAAAGAATAATGGCAAATCAAAAATTATTAGAAAAATTAAACAATAATAAGAATGTTCGAATTACTAAAATAAGAATCAATATCTTAGAGTGTTTGAATGATGGTTATCATGGTCACACAATTAAAGACATTATTGACCACTTGAATTCAAAGGGTGAGAAAGTAAATGTTAGTAGTGTTTACAATACAATAAACTTTTTAATAGAAGAAGGAATTATTGAAATTGTAAATACACTAGATAGTAAAGAACAAGCATATGAATTAATCAATAAAGAAGATTTACATATTCATTTGTATGATGTTACTAATAATAAACTTGATAAAGTTGCACTTCCAAAAGAAATAGAAAAAGCAATCACTGATTTTTTAGATTCAAAGAATTTAACTTATGAAAATATTAAATTAGATATTTATGCTAAAAAGAAAAAATAAATTATATTATGAGCCCTAATCGCTTAATGGATAAAGCTTTTGTCTTCGGAACAAAAGATGAGGGTTCAATTCCTTCTTAGGGCGCCATTTGAAATGAAATAAAAAGATTTTCTATAAGTCTTTTTATTTTTTTATTTCCCTTAAATTACTTCTTTTAATATAATAATTGTTGTATTATTTTCACATCTAGAAAAATAAACCTATTATGAATAACATTAATCAAAATACATTGGAAATCATTATTAATTTAATAATTTTTGTAATTGTTTTTTCAATGTCTTTATTTTTTATTTTTAGACTTAAAAATGTAACTAAAGGATATAAGATTTTTTTTGTTAGTTATGTTCTTTTTTGAATTCCACTAAAAATGCTTAGAGAATATACTTCTGTTGTTCAAAATAATATTGACTCAAGCATTGTTTGGTTGCCTTTAATGGTTTATGGTTTAATAGGTGTTTTTATAAGACCTTTTGTAGACTATTTATCTTTATCTTTAAAAAACAGAAAAATTATTTTATATGGTGCAGTAGTTGCTGGAATTATATCTTTTATTCCAATGACTATAACTCAAAATACAGTTACTAATACTATTCAATCTATTGGAGTGGGGGTTGGAGCTTCAATGATTGGAACATATGAATTAATGTTTAAAGAACAATATACTAGAAACAGAAGTTTTTTAACTGTTTCAATAATGGCTTTTCCACCATTGCTAGCTGATTTTATTGGTGCTCCAATTCAATCGATTATTAAAGTATCTGCAATTTCTTCAGCGAATAATAACTCATACCTATTTTATTTATCTATTATGTGAATGTTAGCTATTGTTGTATTCATAGGTGTTTTTGTAATTCTATATACAGTTAAAGAAGATAGAAACTTGGTAGGTTTTTTAGGGAACAATAATAAAATTGAAAAAACTAAAAGTCAGATGACTTTCTTTGTCATTTTATGTTTAGTTGGTTTTTTGATTGCTTTTATTAAATTTTCTAATAGTGGTTCAATTGCTACTTTAACTATTGAACACCTTGCAGCAAATCAAGGTATATCTAATCAAATCTCAAGTATTCAAGGATATATTGCAAGTTTATTTAGTTTATTCCAATTGCTTGGAACTATTTGTTTATCATGATTTTTAATAAAGAAAAATAATAAGATGTTGGCTTTCACTGTGGGAATCATTTTATGAATTGTTTTTGAGTTAGTGATTTCTTTTAATACAAATCCTTATGTTTACTTTGGAGTTTCTGCATTAAATGGTTTTGCATATGGAATTTTATATAACTTAGTTTTAGCTTATGTATTAACTTTATCATTTGATAATAAAAAACTTAAGAATGGTAAATATGAATTAAGAAAAATTTCACCTATGGGAATTTATCAATCAATATTAGCAATTGGAATAGCTTCTTCTTCATTCTTTACTTCTTATTTAAAACAAGCATTAAAAACAGATAACAACTATATGGTTGTGAATTTATCAATTTTAGCATTTATAGTGGCTTTAGAAATAATGTATTTTGTTGTTTATGTATTAGATAAAAAAACAATTTCTAAAAATAAATTTGTTATTAAAGATGCTGTTTCTTCTAAATAATTATTTATAAATTATCAAAATCTAAAATTTTTTAATAATATTTATTAATATAAACTAAATACCAAATTTGTTTTGAGGGGGATATTATGGATAAAATTTTAATTTTAGATTTTGGTGGTCAATACACTCAATTGATTGCTAGAAGAATAAGAGATTTGAATGTATATAGTGAAATAGTAGATTATGATATTTCAATCGAAGAAATAATTAAGAAAAATCCTAAGGGAATTATTTTATCTGGTGGATATGATAGTGTTTATGGAGACAGAAGTATAAAACCAAATAAAGGGATTTGAGATTTAAATATTCCAATATTAGGAATTTGTTATGGTTTTCAAGTAATGATGCAAGAAAATGGTGGACAAGTTGAAAATGATAAAGATTCAGAAGAATATGGTTCTACTGATATTAGACTTACTACAAATGAGTTATTTGAAAATATTGAATTAGACAACAATTGTTGAATGAGTCACTCTGATAGTGTTATCTTTTTACCTAAAGGGTTTAAAGTAATCGCTTCAACTAATAAATGTTTAGTAGCATCTGCATGTAATAGAGAGAAAAAATTTTATGGGGTTCAATTCCATCCAGAAGTTACTCAAACTACATTTGGTAATCAATTGCTTCAAAACTTTGTTTATTCAATTTGTGATGTAGCAGGTGATTGAGAACCTAAAAACATTAAGTTAGAAAAAATAGAAGAAATCAAATCTATTGTTAAAGATGATTATGTTTTATGTGCAATTAGTGGTGGAGTAGATTCATTAGTTGCTGCAGTATTAACAGCTCAAGCTATTGGAGATAAATTATATTGTGTTTTTGTAGACCATGGTTTACTTAGAAAAAATGAATCTCAAGAGGTTTGTGCATTACTAAAAAAACTAATTGGTAAAAATATCTTTTTAGTAGATCAAAAACAATTATTTTTATCTAAGTTAAAAGGAGTTGTAGATCCTGAACAAAAAAGAAAAATTATTGGTAAGACTTTTATAGAAGTATTTGAAAAGGTAGCTAATAAAATTAATGTTCCTTTTAAATATTTATTACAAGGTACAATTTATCCAGATATTGTAGAAAGTGGTAGTAAATTTTCTAAAACCATTAAGTCACACCACAATGTTGGTGGTTTACCTGAAAGATTACAATTTGAATTATTAGAACCTTTAAAATACTTATTTAAAGATGAAGTAAGAAAGTTGGGACTAAGTCTTGATATACCTTATCAAAATGTTTATCGTCAACCATTCCCAGGTCCTGGGCTAGCTGTAAGAGTATTGGGTGAAATTACTGAAGATAAATTAGAAATAGTAAGAGAAGCAGATTTTTTATTTAGATCTTATATAGATCAACTTTATAAAAACTCTGAACACAAACCATGACAATATTTTACAGTTTTAACTAACTCAAAATCTGTTGGTGTAGTTGGTGATAACAGATCTTATGGCTATACATTAGCTTTAAGAGCAGTAGATAGTATGGATGCTATGAGTGCTAAGTGATATAAAATTCCTTTAGAACATTTAGAAAAAATTAGTTCTATTATTTGTAATAAAGTTAAAAATATTAGCAGAGTAGTTTATGACATAACTAATAAACCACCTGGAACAATTGAATGAGAATAAATTAATTTAAAACTAACTAGTTTCTGTAATGAAATTAGTTAGTTTTTTATTTTGTTTTTATTTCATTTACAAATTAAAAATGATTTATTTACAAATTAAAAATAATTTATAAATGAATTAAATAAGGTTTAGTCAAAAACTAATAGATCTTAACACCAACTATTAGATCTTTCGAAACTTCTAGATTTATTTTTTTTAATGATCTTATTTCGGTTTTCTACCGATCTTTTGATATTCTTAGATCCGTAAATATTAAAAGAGGTAGAAAATTTGGAAAATAATAATTTAAAACAAATTAATATAGAACTTAAAAAATTTGAAAATGATAAAGAAAGCATTAACAATTGTAATGGTGTTTTATCTAAATATATATTCGGAACAAGAATATTAAGTTTAAGACAAAAAGTTGAAATAAATAATAATTTGCAAGTTGTTAAACCATTTTTGAAATGGGTTGGTGGTAAAACTCAACTATTAAATGAAATTAAAAAGTATTATCCTTTTCATAACAATCAAATAACTAAATATGCTGAACCATTTGTAGGAGGTGGTGCAGTATTATTTGATGTTTTAAGTAAATATGAAGTGAAAGAAATTTATATAAGTGATATTAATGCTGAACTTATTAATGTATATTCTGTTATTAAATACAAAGTAAAA is drawn from Malacoplasma penetrans HF-2 and contains these coding sequences:
- the infB gene encoding translation initiation factor IF-2, whose amino-acid sequence is MAKNVKTKSKNKNKKIVDNRTNIDIKSQFKKVETGIKNGVFVFTNNLTIDEFSKKINKHSAEIIKYLFLKGINCNLNTLLDERQMGELCLEFGYDFKKEIQINEDNFLDNIKFEDREDLLDKRPPIVTIMGHVDHGKTTLLDTIRKSKVAATEAGNITQSIGAYQVEWKKHLITFFDTPGHEAFSKMRAVGADLTDIVVLVVAADDGLKPQTEEAIDHALFAKAPIIVFINKMDKKDANIEKIYSQLAEKNVLCEEWGGKTMVIKGSALNNQGIDELLEAIIVTAEIMELKANPKRLANGITIEASMDKGEGAVADLLVQSGTLAVNDYILVGEYYGKVKKMVDFNRKEIKTALPSTPVRISGLNGIPKSGDKWIVTNDEKLLKELSEKRQLNTKQRKLSNFGTNLNENSQGIKELNVILKTDNNGSLEAIKGLLSSIEVTGAKLNLVRAAIGSINESDIDLARTSKSLVVIFNTKVSSKVSDYAISMGITIKNYNIIYQIKDEIERLLKGILDPVFVEKEIGSVEIRQLWSHSSIGVIAGGRVLTGEIKRNAFARIKRKDKEIISNAKINSLRHGKDSIASAAAGKECGFTLENFNDFVEGDIVEIYEIVGETHE
- the rbfA gene encoding 30S ribosome-binding factor RbfA; protein product: MSNVKIERYESIIKDLISHAITTLVYDDLIKQATVHYVTLSKDKSIAKVYISCYDKTIIDKILKKINGASGFFRTILAKNLNLRKAPAIVFLNDESIDKIDEINSLLEQIKGK
- the rpsF gene encoding 30S ribosomal protein S6, producing MPKYEIMLVVDGSIEESKATAVANDLKSILKKSTDLKLEKMGLKDLAYPINKKSRGYYYLFNFYNEDPASIQEFRRVTLLKKEVLRHLIINLEKDYGYKAKTNPKKIVRSQFRAERYKRIKEQVLAEQEKIRKERDNTPVKLTDV
- a CDS encoding single-stranded DNA-binding protein → MNKVFIVGRLAQDPQQFVTQNGITQSRISIASSDNWNKNETYFFPCVAWQSTANFINSYLHKGDLVAIDGKLIRRSYVSKEGKTVYVIEIVIESIKPLSSKNSNNAASSIDKNYNPTNTKNNNYSQQSNMSVSEAMDDFESNFAQKTSSTNITSKNEEKETFKDDPFALNDDEDPDQVVSLDWLDEFKE
- the deoC gene encoding deoxyribose-phosphate aldolase — protein: MEIDIKKIANMFDHTRLAPDATLAEIEKLCNEAKQYGFFSVCVNPYFIEAAKKFLSGSNVLVCTVIGFPLGQNTIETKVFETKDCVAKGAHEIDMVINISKLKEGDVDYCVNEINEIKKACNGALLKVIVETCLLTPKEKELAAQIVLKSNADYIKTSTGFSTAGATFEDIEIFKKVVGNNKLIKAAGGIKTTDDLLKMISLGANRIGTSRGVELIEGLKNK
- a CDS encoding DJ-1/PfpI family protein; its protein translation is MKLLALTMSKFQDLEMVALLSIFKASQKFERIDFYSPENLEMVTGQFDIANIKTIKNFNVNDYDVLYIPGGYGATLLRQSKKGIACVKEFIDNDKWVIAICDAPNALADHNLIKEDQKYISWSSGDITDSKRIKDFNTHVYRSNKLITGRCPVVTLDLAFYSLEVIFGKDFSDGLKIKLMGKE
- a CDS encoding deoxyribonuclease IV, translated to MSKNKLLLGSHVGFKAKNYLVGSVLETLEYDGNCFMVFTGPPQNFMRKELDQNLIDEAVKLMKEKNPLLLENIVVHAPYLINLGSPKESTRSLGLNQLIVEINRTNQIHSKLIVLHPGSALDSDRNVAINHIADNLNKAIEATDNDVIICVETMAGKGSEVGINFEEVSKIVSGVKNKKRIGVCLDTCHMHDSGIDISDPDQTLEEFSKYLDLSYIKVIHLNDSKNEIGSRKDRHDNIGYGKVGFDYLVKWAHNEKLANVPKILETPYRDDKPIYKQEIINLNSKEWKE
- a CDS encoding Fur family transcriptional regulator, yielding MANQKLLEKLNNNKNVRITKIRINILECLNDGYHGHTIKDIIDHLNSKGEKVNVSSVYNTINFLIEEGIIEIVNTLDSKEQAYELINKEDLHIHLYDVTNNKLDKVALPKEIEKAITDFLDSKNLTYENIKLDIYAKKKK
- a CDS encoding transporter, which encodes MNNINQNTLEIIINLIIFVIVFSMSLFFIFRLKNVTKGYKIFFVSYVLFWIPLKMLREYTSVVQNNIDSSIVWLPLMVYGLIGVFIRPFVDYLSLSLKNRKIILYGAVVAGIISFIPMTITQNTVTNTIQSIGVGVGASMIGTYELMFKEQYTRNRSFLTVSIMAFPPLLADFIGAPIQSIIKVSAISSANNNSYLFYLSIMWMLAIVVFIGVFVILYTVKEDRNLVGFLGNNNKIEKTKSQMTFFVILCLVGFLIAFIKFSNSGSIATLTIEHLAANQGISNQISSIQGYIASLFSLFQLLGTICLSWFLIKKNNKMLAFTVGIILWIVFELVISFNTNPYVYFGVSALNGFAYGILYNLVLAYVLTLSFDNKKLKNGKYELRKISPMGIYQSILAIGIASSSFFTSYLKQALKTDNNYMVVNLSILAFIVALEIMYFVVYVLDKKTISKNKFVIKDAVSSK
- the guaA gene encoding glutamine-hydrolyzing GMP synthase, with product MDKILILDFGGQYTQLIARRIRDLNVYSEIVDYDISIEEIIKKNPKGIILSGGYDSVYGDRSIKPNKGIWDLNIPILGICYGFQVMMQENGGQVENDKDSEEYGSTDIRLTTNELFENIELDNNCWMSHSDSVIFLPKGFKVIASTNKCLVASACNREKKFYGVQFHPEVTQTTFGNQLLQNFVYSICDVAGDWEPKNIKLEKIEEIKSIVKDDYVLCAISGGVDSLVAAVLTAQAIGDKLYCVFVDHGLLRKNESQEVCALLKKLIGKNIFLVDQKQLFLSKLKGVVDPEQKRKIIGKTFIEVFEKVANKINVPFKYLLQGTIYPDIVESGSKFSKTIKSHHNVGGLPERLQFELLEPLKYLFKDEVRKLGLSLDIPYQNVYRQPFPGPGLAVRVLGEITEDKLEIVREADFLFRSYIDQLYKNSEHKPWQYFTVLTNSKSVGVVGDNRSYGYTLALRAVDSMDAMSAKWYKIPLEHLEKISSIICNKVKNISRVVYDITNKPPGTIEWE